CGCGATCATCTTGTGAATATTGAACGCGTCCATAATATACGCCGCGTATTTCCGCCTCGCGCAACGCAAAGTTTTGCGCTGTTTTTTTATGTTTTTGCGTAATCGCTAGTATTTTTTCGGCTATCTGTTTTGGCGTTAGCTCATAACGCTTTAGCAATTCTGCAAACGGTATCCAATCGACAAACTCTTTGTTTGCTCCTAAATTCAATACTAACGGCGCATGATTATGCGCTTCATACCGTGCGTAAAACGCGGCTACTCTTTCGCCCCATCCTCCTTCTCTTATGCCATTTTCTATAGTAACTACTAGATAGTGTTCTTTGGCTATTTTAGTTAATGTTTCTATATCTAACTCGGAGTAAAAACGCGGATTAATTAATGTCGCGCGAATGCCATAGTCTTCTAATATGTCCGATGCGTCTTTTGCTATAGCTGAAAATATGCCAAGTCCGATGATAGCCACGTCTTTACCATATTGAATTATCTCGTATCTGTTTAGTTCTATAGGCGCGATCATAACGCCAGATCCATCCCTAAAGTCGTTATCGTCTCTGCTTAACCTGATCACTATTGGAAATTGTTGCTTATAAGCCCAGTCAAGCATCGTTTTATATTCGGTTTCGCAAGTTGGAGATATGCATACTAAATTAGGAATATGACTAATCAACGGAATATCAAAAATACCATAGTGAGTAGAGTCCTGCAATATAATGCCCGATCCATGTAACACTATGACGGCGGGATTTTTGTTTAGCGCAAGGTCAATCAATAATTGAGAGTAGGCTCGCTGTATAAACGCGCCTTCAATAAACACAAATGGTTTTGCGCCATATTTGGCTATGCCAGACGCGAACGAAACGGCGTTAGCTTCCGCTATGCTTACGTCAATATATCTTGACGGGTGGCGCGTCGCAAAGTTTTTCCCAAGTATTGGATTACCCGCTACAATCACAACAATCTCTTGATATTTTTCCATCATTTTATCAATGTGCTCGGCTCCAACCTTGGCGTAGTTAACGCCTGCCTCGGTCTTATCAATTAGCGCCTCTCCGCTCTTTGCGTTAAAAGGAGTAAACACGCAATGCCATTTTGGAGGATCTTTAGCGATATAGTTGCAACCATAGCCTTTGATGGTATGCACATGCGCCACAACGGGATTATCGATCGCTTTAGCCCGCTTGATTGCATCTATGCAAGATTCAACATTATTTCCATTTTCAA
The sequence above is a segment of the Helicobacteraceae bacterium genome. Coding sequences within it:
- a CDS encoding 1-deoxy-D-xylulose-5-phosphate synthase, with protein sequence MYLEQILSPRDLKTLDISTLPALCEEIRKFILEGASKYGGHIGPNLGVVELTVALHYIFDSPKDKIVFDVSHQAYVHKMLTGRKNLYDVFRDRGAKSTYQRQNESEHDFFDLGLTSTSVSLASGLAKGRDILSGDETIIAVIGDGSLSGGQAYEALNNAAVQFSSVKSRFIVIVNDNEYSIALGAGGLHNHLRALRESKGRLNNNIFKALGYSYIYLENGNNVESCIDAIKRAKAIDNPVVAHVHTIKGYGCNYIAKDPPKWHCVFTPFNAKSGEALIDKTEAGVNYAKVGAEHIDKMMEKYQEIVVIVAGNPILGKNFATRHPSRYIDVSIAEANAVSFASGIAKYGAKPFVFIEGAFIQRAYSQLLIDLALNKNPAVIVLHGSGIILQDSTHYGIFDIPLISHIPNLVCISPTCETEYKTMLDWAYKQQFPIVIRLSRDDNDFRDGSGVMIAPIELNRYEIIQYGKDVAIIGLGIFSAIAKDASDILEDYGIRATLINPRFYSELDIETLTKIAKEHYLVVTIENGIREGGWGERVAAFYARYEAHNHAPLVLNLGANKEFVDWIPFAELLKRYELTPKQIAEKILAITQKHKKTAQNFALREAEIRGVYYGRVQYSQDDRGSYTKLFSSAFLRQFGLSFEPKEIACVTAKAGIKRGFHFDGDNPPKVAYCLTGKVMAVVVDLRADSDTIGQLQTFELSGLSQTLLFIPDGVTLGTFTVEDSLLVYASGRDYGANRGFGGGGAPPPAPRPAAAPAPR